The segment GCCGCCGGCTCCGTACGTGACGGAGACGAAGCTCGGGGAGACCGCCTCGATCCGGCGGAGCGCGTTCCAGAGGTTGCGCTCGCCCTTCTCGGTCTTGGGGGCCCAGAACTCGAAGGAATACGAGGCTCCGGACGCGAGGAGGTCGCGGACCGTGTGTGCACGGTCCGACCAGGTGGAAGCGGTACCAAGGGCCATATGGGCAGGTTAGACGCGCCCCGCCGGACGCCGAAGCACTGTCCATCCATTGGACAGATTTTTGGACACCCGGGCGCGGGCCCGAGCGCGGCACGAGCTCCGCGCGAGTGGGCTACGAGACCGGCCGCCCGGGATCCGTCACGCGAGGCGGGCGCGGACGCGCTTGGCCAGGTCGGCGGCGGCGGCCCCGGGGTCGGTGGCCTCGGTGATCGCACGGACGACCACGACGCGGGTGGCTCCGGCGTCGAGGACCTCGTCCAGGTTCGCGGCGTCGATGCCGCCGATGGCGAACCAGGGGCGGTCCTGCTCCAGGGAGGCCGCGTAGCGGACGAGGCCGAGGCCCGGGGCGTAGCGGCCGGGCTTGGTGGGGGTGGGCCAGCAGGGGCCCGTGCAGAAGTAGTCCACGCCCGGTTCGGCGACGGCGGCGTCGACCTCGGACTCGGCGTGGCAGGAGCGGCCGATCAGGACGTCCCGGCCGAGGATGGCGCGGGCGGCGGGGACGGGGATGTCGCCCTGGCCGAGGTGCAGGACGTCGGAGCCGATGGCGTGCGCGACGTCGGCGCGGTCGTTCACGGCGAGCAGCTTGCCGTGGCGGCGGGCGGCCTCGGCGAACACCTGGAGGTGTTCGAGTTCCTCGCCGGCCTCCATGCCCTTGTCGCGGAGCTGGACGATGTCGACGCCGCCGGCCAGGACGGCGTCGAGGAACTCGGGGAGGTCCCCCTGCCGCTTGCGGGCGTCCGTGCACAGGTAGAGCCGGGCGTCGGACAGCTGCTGCATGGGAGTACCCCTTGGCGGTGATGGAGTGCGGGCGGGCCGAGGTTACCCGGCCCGCCCGCATCCGTGGATCAGCCGGTCAGAGGGCGAGCGCCTGAGCGCGGCGCTTCACCTCCGTGCCGCGGTTCTCCCGCAGCGCCTGCACGGGGGTACCGGGCAGGGAGGGGTCCTCGGTGAACAGCCATTCCAGCATCTCCTCGTCGGAGAAGCGGTCGTCGCGCAGCACGGTCAGCAGGCCGACGAGCCCCTTGACGACCTTGTCGCCGTCGATGAACTGGGCCGGAACCTGCAGCGCGCGGTTCTCGCCCCGGCGTACGGCGATCAGCTGCCCTTCCTTGACCATCTGGCGGACCCGGGTCACCTCGACGTCGAGCATCTCCGCGATGTCGGGGAGGTACAGCCAGGAGGGGACTAGGGCATCGATCTTTGCGTCAATCTCGGTCACGGACACAAGCCTGCCACCTCGGCGGGGCGCCCGGTACCCGGCCCCGTCCGTCCGGGTCCGGGCCGGTGCGCGGACAGGCGTCCGGGCCGGTGGGCGGACAGGCGTCCGGGCCGGGGCCCGGGGCCGGGTGCGGGTGCGGGCCCGGGCACGGACCCCTGTCGGAGGGGTCCGTCAGGCGGCGGCCGATTTCAGCGGGACGCCCGGGTCGGCGACCTTGGCCGGGTCGACAGGGGTGCCCGACTCGATCAGCTTGCGGCCCTGGGCCAGGTCCCGGGGCCGGCCCACGGCCAGGACGGCGACGAGCACGTCCCCGCGCAGCCAGCACACCGACCAGGTGTCGCCGTCCGGGTCGCCGCGCCACAGCAGGGTGTCGGCGCCGCCGTGGTGGCCCGCGTACTGCACGAAGCGGCCGAACTGCTCGGACCAGAAGTACGGCACCGGGTCGTAGGCCTGGACGGCCTCCCCGGCGACGATGTTCGCCGCGACGGCGCGGGGGCCCTGGAGGGCGTTGTCCCAGTGGTGGACCAGCAGCCGGGTCCCGTAGCGGGCCGACGGGAAGGAGGAGCAGTCGCCGACGGCGTACACCCCGGGCAGCGAGGTGCGCAGGTGGGCGTCGGCGGTGACGGAGCCGTCGGGGCCCCGCTCGACGCCGCTGCCGGCGAGCCAGTCGGTGGCGGGGCGGGCGCCGATGCCGACGACGACGGCCCCGGCGGGCAGCTCGCGGCCGTCCGCGAGGAGCACCCGGCCCTCCTCGATCCCGGCCACCTTCGCGCCGGTGAGCAGGGTGGCGCCGGCGCCCTCGTACCAGCGGGCCATGGGGGCGGCGACCTCGGCGGGCAGGGCCCCGGCCAGGACCCGGTCGGCCGCCTCGACCACGGTGACGGCGCAGCCGGCCTCGCGGGCGGCGGTGGCGAACTCGGCGCCGATCCAGCCGGCCCCGACCACCACGACCCCGGGGGCGGCGGCGAGCACGGGGCGCAGCCGGGCGGCGTCGTCGAGGGTGCGCAGCAGGTGGACGCCGGGGACGCCCTCGGTGCCGGGCAGGGTCAGCGGGGTGGCGCCGGTGGCCAGGACCAGGACCTCGTACGGGACGGGTCCGGCCTCGGTGTCCAGCTCGCGGTCGGCGGCGCGCAGGCCGGTGACCTCGGTCCCCAGGCGCAGGGTGATGCGCAGGCCCTCGAAGTCGACGTCGAAGGCGGAGTCCTCGGCCTTGCCGAGCAGCACCGCCTTGGAGAGCGGGGGGCGGTCGTAGGGCTGGTGGGGTTCGGCGCCCAGCAGGGTCACGGGGCCGGTCCAGCCCTGGTCCCGCAGGGCCACCGCGGTCTGCACGCCGGCCATGCCGGCGCCGACGATCACCACGCCGGGCCCCGGCTGCTCCGTCTGTTCCGTCTGCTGCTGCGTCTGCTGCTGCGTCTGCTCACTCACACGGTCAGCCTAGCCACCTGACGACCTGTCAGGAAAGCGGGGGCCGCCCGGCGCGGGGAGGCAGCCTTACCCGCCACCGGCCCCGGGGTTAGTCTGGCCACCGTACCTATCGCGGGAGTCCGGGCGCACCGGGCTGAGAGGGAGGCTGGCCGGCCTCCGACCGTACGAACCTGATCCGGGTCATGCCGGCGAAGGGAGGGGCTGGACGCCCATGCACGCATCCGACAAGGGATCCGACCACCGGGGCCACGACGTCCGCCACGACGTCCTCGTCATCGGTGGCGGGATCATCGGTCTGGTCACCGCCTGGCGGGCGGCCCGGCACGGGCTGCGCACCGCGCTCGCCGACCCCGACCCCGGGGGCGGCGCCGCCCGGGTCGCGGCCGGCATGCTCGCCGCCGTCACCGAGCTGCACTACGGCGAGGAGACCCTGCTGGGGCTCAACCTCGCCTCCGCCGCCCGCTACCCGGAGTTCGCCGCCGAGCTCACCGAAGCCAGCGGCGGC is part of the Streptomyces katrae genome and harbors:
- a CDS encoding Rv2175c family DNA-binding protein: MTEIDAKIDALVPSWLYLPDIAEMLDVEVTRVRQMVKEGQLIAVRRGENRALQVPAQFIDGDKVVKGLVGLLTVLRDDRFSDEEMLEWLFTEDPSLPGTPVQALRENRGTEVKRRAQALAL
- a CDS encoding FAD-dependent oxidoreductase, with amino-acid sequence MSEQTQQQTQQQTEQTEQPGPGVVIVGAGMAGVQTAVALRDQGWTGPVTLLGAEPHQPYDRPPLSKAVLLGKAEDSAFDVDFEGLRITLRLGTEVTGLRAADRELDTEAGPVPYEVLVLATGATPLTLPGTEGVPGVHLLRTLDDAARLRPVLAAAPGVVVVGAGWIGAEFATAAREAGCAVTVVEAADRVLAGALPAEVAAPMARWYEGAGATLLTGAKVAGIEEGRVLLADGRELPAGAVVVGIGARPATDWLAGSGVERGPDGSVTADAHLRTSLPGVYAVGDCSSFPSARYGTRLLVHHWDNALQGPRAVAANIVAGEAVQAYDPVPYFWSEQFGRFVQYAGHHGGADTLLWRGDPDGDTWSVCWLRGDVLVAVLAVGRPRDLAQGRKLIESGTPVDPAKVADPGVPLKSAAA
- the thiE gene encoding thiamine phosphate synthase yields the protein MQQLSDARLYLCTDARKRQGDLPEFLDAVLAGGVDIVQLRDKGMEAGEELEHLQVFAEAARRHGKLLAVNDRADVAHAIGSDVLHLGQGDIPVPAARAILGRDVLIGRSCHAESEVDAAVAEPGVDYFCTGPCWPTPTKPGRYAPGLGLVRYAASLEQDRPWFAIGGIDAANLDEVLDAGATRVVVVRAITEATDPGAAAADLAKRVRARLA